A stretch of DNA from Curtobacterium sp. MCBD17_035:
CTCGACGCGCTGCTCCGTGCTGCACGCGACGACGACGACTGGGCGCCGCTCGCGGACCGTTTCGGGTCACGCCTCGCGTTCGGCACGGCCGGCCTCCGGGGCGAGCTCGGCGCCGGACCGACCCGGATGAACCGCGTGCTCGTCACCCAGGCCGCGGCGGGACTCGGACGCTTCCTCATCGACTCCGGGCGCGTCCGCAGTGTCGTCATCGGCTACGACGGCCGCGTCAACTCCGACGTGTTCGCCCGCGACTCCGCCGAGGTCCTGGCGGGGCTCGGCATCGAGGTCACGCTGCTGTCCGAGGCCCTGCCGACGCCCGTGCTCGCGTTCGCCGTGCGGCACCTCGACGTCGGCGCCGGGGTGATGGTGACCGCGAGCCACAACCCGCCGCGGGACAACGGCTACAAGGTGTACCTCGGCCAGGGCGACCACGGCTCCCAGATCGTCCCCCCCGTCGACGCCGAGATCGCCCAGGCCATCGACGCCGTCGCCGCGGGCGACACCCGTGACCTCGCCCGCAGCGATGCCTACGCGATCCAGGGCACCGAGGTCGTCGACGCGTACGTCGCCGCCACCGCCGGTCTCGTCGACGCACCCGCCCTGCCGCCGCAGGAGCAGCCGCGCGTCGTCTACACGGCCATGCACGGCGTCGGCTGGGCCACCGCCCGCCAGGTGTTCGCGGCTGCCGGGTTCGCCGAGCCCGACGTCGTCCCCGAGCAGATCGAGCCCGACGGGGCGTTCCCCACCGTGGCCTTCCCGAACCCGGAGGAGCCGGGGGCCATGGACCTGGCGCTGGCGCGCGGTGTCGAGCTCGACGCCGATCTCGTCGTCGCCAACGACCCGGACGCCGACCGCCTGGCGCTCGCGATCCCCGTTCCCGCCGACGACGGCTCCCGGTCCTTCCGGCGGCTCTCGGGCAACGAGGTCGGATGGCTGCTCGGCTGGCGTGCGGCGGAGCAGGCTGCTCAGGGTCGAGCTGGGCGGGCGACGGGTGACGCCGCGGACGAGGGCACCAGGCCGACCCTCGCCGCCAGCATCGTGAGCTCCCCCGCACTCCGGCACGTGGCGGAGCGGTACGGCCTGGACTACCGCGACACCCTGACCGGCTTCAAGTGGGTCTCCAGGGTCCCGGGCCTCGTCTTCGGGTACGAGGAAGCCCTCGGGTACCTCGTCGACCCGCAGGTCATCCGCGACAAGGACGGCATCTCGGCGGCGGTCGTGCTCCTGGGTCTGGCCACCGAACTCGCCGCTCGTGGACGCACCATCGCCGACCGGTTGCAGGAGTTCGCCGACACGTTCGGTGCCGCTGGCTCCGGGCAGGTCTCCGTCCGTGTCGACGACCTCGACCGCATCGAACAGGTGATGTCCGCGCTCCGGGAGACGCCGCCGGCCGATCTCGACGGCATCCGTGTCCTCGAGGTCACGGACTTCCGCGACGGCGTGGACGGTTTCCCGCCGTCCGACATCCTGCGCTGGGACCTCGACGGCGGCGCACGGGTGATCGTGCGGCCGAGCGGTACGGAGCCGAAGGTGAAGGTCTACATCGACACGGTGTCCTCCGAGGGCCCGGACGCCGCGGCGGTCCTCGTGCAGCGGATCGCGGACGCGGTGCGCCCCCTCGTCTCCTAGTCCCCCGGACCCTGCCGCTGGAATGAACCGGAGCATTCCGGTCGAACACCCCGAGTGACGTGTTCAACCGGACGAAGGGTGTTCGACGTCTGCTTCCACGCTCGAACGCGCCGTCCCACTGAGCCGGCGCTCGGGCAGTTGTCCACAGAAGTCGAACATCCTCGGAGCCGGGGGTCGGCTACCCGGCACACTGCTCGACATGGACGAGCTCGAGATCCTCGAAGGTGGCACGGCTGATCCGTCGGGCGACCGCGGCCGACGGCTGCTGCGAGCAGTTGAGCGCGGTAGAGCCGTGCGCCTCGCTCCCGGCCGCTTCGTCGCGGAGCCCGGGTGGAGCGCCTCGACACCCGCCGCGCGGCATCGCGCTCGGCTCCGCGCGGTCCTCCCGACCGTAGCCGAACGGCTGATCATCTCGCACGCGTCGGCGGCCGCCGTTCATGAGCTCCCGTGGGTCGGCGAGTTCCCGTCGGTCGTCACGTTCCTCGACCCCGAGCGACAGACCGGACAGCGTCGTACCGGAGTTCGCAAAGTCGGCGCCGCCGGCCGTGTCGTGTCGATCGACCGCTGGTGTGGCGCGCCGGTGACGGCCCTCGCGGTCACCGCTGTGGACATCGCGCTGGAGCCCGATCGACGCTCATCGCTGATCGTGCTGGACGCAGTCCTCCGTCGCGGCGTGCGCTCCGCGGACCTGACCCGAGAACTCCAGGATCGACCCACTCCGCGCGCTGTCCGGAGAGCGGGGGATCTCGTCGCGTTGGCCGCCCCGGAGGCCGAATCACCGGGAGAGAGCGCCACTCGGCTGCTGATGCACGACCTCGGCGCCCCGACTCCGCTCCTCCAGGCCCGGTTCACGGACGCCCGCGGAACGATCGGCATCGTCGACTTCTGGTTCCCGGACCAGGGTGTCATCGTGGAGTTCGACGGCCTCGTGAAGTACCGCTCGCCCGCGGTGCGTGCCGGGAGGACACCGGAGCAGGTGGTCATCGAGGAGAAGCGCCGCGAGGATCGTCTCCGATCGGTACCGGGTGTCCGGGCGGTCGTGCGCTTCGTCTGGGCCGACATCATGCCCGGCGGAGCCGCACCCGCCGTCCTCGCACGCATGGGATTGCTCCCGTCGGTGGGCCGCGCGCGCCGCGGTTGAACCGCCGACATCCGATCGAGCCGCGACACGTGGGGGTTCAAACGGAAGGAGCCGGTGCAATCGCGATCAGACGAGCGGGAGCGACCCGGCCGCGGTCAGCCGAGCGCTCGCTCGACCGCGGCCGAGATCTCCTGCTGGTCGAAGTGGTTCCGGATGACGATGACCTCGGCGTAGGTCCGTCCGATGGCCTCCACGAACTCCTCGCTCGTCAGGATGACCTGCGCGTCAGCCGCGACGTCCCGCACCGAGGCGACGTCGGCCGCGACGACGTCGGCGTCGAGCCCGAGGTCGGCGAGCGCCCGCTCCGCGTTGACCTTGAGGATCCCACTCGAACCGATACCCGCACCGCAGATCGTCACGATCTTCATGCCGTCACCCCCATGATCTGCCGGACCTCGTCCGGGCTCTGCGCCGCCGCCAACCGATCGGTCACGGAGGCGTCGTTGAACAGGTTCGCCAGGGCGCCGATGGAGTCGAGATGCCCTCCGACGGACGCCACGGCGAGCCCGAGCACGACCCGAACGGGGTCGTTGTGCGGATGCCCGAAGACCACCGGTGCGGCCAGGGTCACCACGGCGAGACCGTCGCGGTGCACCTCAGGACCCGGTCGGGCGTGCGCCAACGCCAGCCCGGGCGAGATCACGATGTACGGGCCGTGCTCCTCGACCATGGCGACCATCGACCGGCCGTAGGAGGGGTCCGTCGCTCCCGATGCGGCAAGCGCTCCGCCCGCGAGACCGATGGCCGCGCGCCAGTCCGCCGCCGTCTCGTGGATCACGACGGCGCTGTCAGGGAGCGGCGGGAGCGTGGCGGTCATGCCTCGGCGTGACCCGTGGTGATCGTCGCGATGATCTCCTCGCGGTCCTCGAGGGGCAGGAACGCTCCGAGCGCGGCGTTGATCTGGAACGCCGCGAGGTCGTCGAGGTCGTACCCGAACGTCGCGGCGAGGAGCGCGAGCTCCTTCGACAACGACGTGTCGCTCATGAGCCGGTTGTCGGTGTTGACCGTGACCCGGAACCCGAGCTGGTACAGCGTGTCGAACGGGTGGTCCGCCAGGTCGTCGCCCCAGGCCGCGATCGCCCCGGTCTGCAGGTTCGACGACGGCGACACCTCGAGCGGGATCTCACGGTCCCGCACCCACGACGCGATCTCGCCCAGGGCCGCGAGGGCCGAGCCGTCCGTGTCGGCGTCGGTGATCTCGACGTCCTCGAACACGCGGACGCCGTGCCCGAGCCGCAGCGCACGACCGTCGAGCAGCGCCGATCGGATGGAGTCGAGCCCCGCCGCCTCGCCGGCGTGCACGGTGACGGGCATGAACTGCGCCGCCAGGTAGTCGAACGCCGCACGGTGCCGCGATGCGGGGAAGCCGTCCTCGGCGCCCGCGATGTCGAAGCCGACGACCCCGTGGTCACGGTGCCGCACAGCGAGTTCCGCGATCTCGAGCCCGCGGTCGGCGTGGCGCATCGCGGTCACGAGCTGGCCGACGCGGATCCGCCCGCCAGCGGCGTCCACGGCTTCCTCGATGCCCTGCTGCACCGCCTCGACGGTCTGGTCGAGCGTCAGACCGCCCTGGAGGTGCTGCTCGGGCGCCCAGCGCACCTCGCCGTACACGACACCGTCGGCCACGAGGTCCTCGACGAAGTCCCGCGCGACACGCGTCAGTCCCTCGCGGCTCTGCATGACGGCGGTCGTGACGTCGAACGTCTTGAGGTACTCGACGAGCGACCCGGAGTTCGACTGGTCCGCGAACCAGCGCCCGAGGTCGTCCGGGTCGGTCGTCGGCAGGGACACCCCGGCCGCGTCGGCGAGCTCGACGATGGTCGTCGGGCGGAGGCCGCCGTCGAGGTGATCGTGCAGGGACACCTTGGGCAGGTCGTTGATCACCGCCCCGCCGTCCGGGAGCCGGTAGGTCTGGTCGGGGGCGCTCATGCCCCCAAGGCTACCGGCCGATGCGCTCCCGCACGATCGAACCGCGCTCCGGCGCGGTGTCCCCGATCCCCCAGGCGCCCTCGAGCGCATCGAGGGCCCGGTCGAAGCGCGCGGGCTCGTCGGTGTGCAGCGTGAACAGGGGCTGCCCCGTGGTCACGGCGTCGCCCGGCTTCGCGTGCAGCTCGATCCCGGCGCCCGCCTGCACCGGGTCCTGCGCGCGCGCACGACCGGCACCGAGCCTCCAGGCCGCGATGCCGAACGGCAGCGCCTGCTGCTCGGTGAGCACGCCCGAGCGCGGCGCGGTGACGACGTGGGTCTCGCGAGCCGTCGGGAGTGGCGCGGACGGTTCGCCGCCCTGCGCGGCGATCATCCGACGCCAGGTGTCCATCGCTCGTCCGTCTGCGAGCGCGGCGGCCGGGTCGGCGTCGGGCAGGCCTGCGAGCTGCAGCATCTCGGTCGCGAGCGCGAGCGTCAGCTCGACGAGGTCGGCCGGACCGCCGCCGGCGAGGACCTCCACGGACTCACGGACCTCGAGCGCGTTGCCGATGGTCCGGCCGAGGGGGACGTCCATGTCCGTGAGCAGTGCCGTGGTGGCGACGCCGGCGTCCTGCCCGAGTTCGACCATCGTGCGGGCGAGGGCCCGGGACTGCTCGATGTCCTGCAGGAACGCGCCGGACCCGAACTTGACGTCGAGGACGAGCGCGCCCGTCCCCTCGGCGATCTTCTTGCTCATGATGCTCGACGCGATGAGCGGGATGCACTCGACCGTGCCGGTGACGTCGCGGAGCGCGTACAGCTTCTTGTCCGCCGGCGCGAGTCCGGACCCGGCCGCGCACACGACCGCACCGACGTCGGCGAGGACCTCACGCATCCGGGGGTTCGACAGCGAGGCCTGCCAGCCGGGGATCGACTCGAGCTTGTCGAGGGTGCCACCGGTGTGCCCGAGTCCACGGCCGGACAGCTGCGGCACGGCGACGCCGAACGACGCGACGAGCGGGGCGAGCGGCAGGGTGGTCTTGTCGCCGACGCCACCGGTCGAGTGCTTGTCCACCGTGACCTTGCCGAGTCCGTCGAACGACATGCGTTCGCCGGACGCGATCATCGCCAGGGTGAGGTCGCGCACCTCGCGCCGGTCCATGCCGTTGAGGAAGATCGCCATCGCGAGCGCCGCCATCTGCTCGTCGGCGACGTAACCGCGGGTGTAGGCGTCGACGAGCCAGTCGATCTCGGCGGTCGACAGCGTGCCGCGGCCCCGCTTCGTGCGGATGAGGTCGACGGTGTCGAACGGCTCCACGGCGGTCACTGGTGCTCCGCCCGGTAGGTCGCGAGGGTCCGCGGCCCGAACGCGCCCGGCAGGACCTCGTCCATCGTGCGGACGCCCGACACGGTCTCGAGCAGCATCCCGTCCGCGGAGTGCTCGAAGAGCAGCTGCCGGCAGCGCCCGCAGGGCATGAGCACGGAGCCGCTGCCGTCGACGCAGGTGAACGCGACGAGCCGGCCACCGCCCGTCATGTGGAGCTGGGACACGAGCGAGCACTCGGCGCAGAGCGTCACACCGTACGAGGCGTTCTCGACGTTGCAGCCGGCGACGACGCGGCCGTCCTCGGTGATCGCGGCGGCCCCGACGGGGAACGACGAGTAGGGCACGTACGCGTGGCCCATCGCCTCGGTCGCGGCCGCCCGCAGGGCGTCCCAGTCCACGTCGGCCGGGAGGGACGGGGCCGCCTCCGCCGCGTGAGCGGACTGGGTGGCGGGGTCGGTTGCGGACATGGGGTGTGCCTCCCGGCGGAGCAGGTCGCGGCCGATCGCTCCCCCTGGGGGGCGGCCGCGGTGGATCAGGACTTGATGTACGGCTTGCCGGACGCGGCTGGACCGCGGGACTGCCCGACGAGTCCGGCGACGGCGAAGATCGTCACGACGTACGGCAGCATGAGCAGGAACTGCGTCGGCACCGGCGAGTGGATCGCCGCGAGCAGGTTCTGCAGATTCGAGGCGAACCCGAAGAGCAGCGCGGCGAGCGTCGCCTTGATCGGGTCCCATCGACCGAAGATGACGGCAGCGAGGGCGATGTACCCGGCACCGGCCGTCATGTCCTTCGCGAACGGGCCCGCGTTCCCGAGGGTGAAGTACGCACCGCCGAGACCGGCGATCGCGCCCGCGAGCGAGACGTTCCAGAACCGGGTGCTGGTGACGTTGATGCCCACGGTGTCGGCCGCCTGCGGGTGCTCGCCGACGGCCCGGAGCCGGAGGCCCCAGCGGGTGGTGAACAGGCCGATCGTGACCGCGGCGACCGCGATGTACATGAGGTACACGATCACCGACTGGTGGAAGAACACCGGGCCGATGATCGGGATCGCGGAGAGTCCGGGGATCTCGATCGCCGGGAACCGCACGCCGACGTTGAGCGCCGTGTCGGTCGCGAGGACCTTGGAGTAGAGGAACCCGGTGAGGCCCGAGACGAACGCGTTGATGACGACGCCGACGATCACCTGGTCGACGAGGTACTTGATGCTGAACGCCGCGAGGATGAACGACACGAGCACCCCGGCGATCACCGCGGCGACGAGTCCGACCCACGCCGAACCGGTGATGCTCGCGACGACGGCGGACGCGAACGCACCGGCGAGGAACTGCCCCTCGATCGCGATGTTCACGACACCGACGCGCTCGGAGATGACACCGCCGAGCGAGCCGAAGATGAGCGGGGCGGACAGGCCGAGCGCGCCGACGAGCAGACCCGGGACGGGGATCGTCGAACCGGGCGAGGCCCACGTGAGGAACGCGATGACGAAGGCGATCGCGAACAGCACGGTCACCCAGGTCTGCACCTTCCGCGACCGTGCTGCCCGCCACGTGGCGTAGGCGGTCCCGATGGCGAGGAGGACGATGACGACGATGCCGGTCCCGGTCGCGGGGAGCGGCACGGCGGGCAGCTGCACGAGGTCGTGCGCCGACGCGAGCTCGAACGTGGACGTGCCGGGCTTGTGGAACACGCCGAACAGCACGAGTGCGAACAGCGTGAACACGCCGTACCCGATCGGTGCCTTCCAGCTCCGGATGGCCGTCACCGGACGGTCCGCGGCGGACGCGGCCGGCGCGGTGGCGTTGGGGGCGAGGACGCTCACGCGGCGACCGCCTTCCGCTTGGTGCGGCGAGCACCCGGCTGCGGGATCCGGAAGATCGCGCGGACGAGCGGCGGGGCCGCGATGAACAGGACGATGAGCGCCTGGATGACGCTGACGATGTCGATGGGGATGTTCTGGCTGGCCTGCACGTAGCTGCCGCCGGCCTTGAGCGCACCGAACAGCAGACCGGCCCAGAAGACGCCCCACGGCTTCGAGCGACCGAGCAGCGCGACCGTGATGGCGTCGAACCCGATGCCCGCGTCGATGCCCTGGTCGTACCCGCTGGTGACCGCGGCCTGCACCTGGTAGGCCCCGGCGATGCCAACGAGGGCCCCGGAGATCACCATGGCCCAGATCGTGATGCTGCCGACGTCCATGCCGGCGACGCGCGCCGCACGGGGGTTCTCGCCCACGGTGCGGAAGCGGAACCCCAGCGTCGACCGGTTCATGAGCCACCACGTGAACACGACGGCCGCGATGGCGATGAGGATCCCGATGTCGACGCCGGTCCCCTGGCCACCGATGAGCGTCGGGAGGACCGCGGACGGCAGCGTCGGCGACGACTGCGGGTTCGCGCTCCCGGGCGCCTGGAGCAGCCCCTTCGTGCCGAGGCCGTACTCGAGCAGGTACAGCGCCACGTAGTTGAGCATGATCGTGACGATCACTTCGTGCGCGCCCGTGCGGGACTTCAGCACGCCCACGATCCCGCCCCAGATCGCACCGCCGACGATGCCCGCGACGACCGTCAGCGGGATGTGCACGATCGCCGGCATGTGGAACGAGTACCCGAACCAGGCGGCGGAGGCGGCGCCGACGAGGATCTGCCCCTGGCCGCCGATGTTGAACAGTCCGGAGCGGAACGACACCGCCACCCCGAGGCCCGCGACGATGAGCGGCGTGGCGAAGTCGATCGTCGTCCAGAGCGACGCGATGCCCGACGAGAAGGTCGACTGGCCCGGGTCGTACACCGCGCCGTCGAACATGCTGAGGAACGCGCCGCCCACGCTGTGCCCGATCGCCACGAAGGTGTCGGAGGGCCGGGCGAAGAAGTAGCCCATCGCCGTCGTGACCGTCTTGTCCGTGATCGCGATGAGGATGCCGCTGGCGACGAGCGCCAGGACCACGGCCAACACCGTGACGAGGACCGAGCCGCCCAGGATCCCGCGCAGCGCCGCCGACCAGCGGTCCACGCCGCCGCCGTCGTCGGCGGTCTCGGTGGTCAGCGACGTGCCCGCTTCGAGGTCCTGCAGTCGGTCGTCGGTCTGGAGGTCCGGTTCAGCCGCCGTCGTCGGCGTCCGGGTGTCGTCGGTCATGCGGCGAGTTCCGTCCCGGCGGGGAGTTCCCCCGCCATCATGAGGCCGAGCACGTCACGCGGGGTGTCCGCCGGGACGATGCCGATGATGGTGCCGCGGTACATCACGGCGATGCGGTCGGCGAGCGCGACGACCTCGTCGAGCTCGGTCGAGACGACGATGACGGGAACGCCCTGGTCGCGCGCGGCGACGATGCGCTTGTGCACGAACTCGATCGACCCGACGTCGATGCCGCGGGTGGGCTGCGCGGCGACGAACAACCGGAGGTCGCGGCTCAGCTCGCGTGCGATGACGACCTTCTGCTGGTTCCCGCCCGACAGGCGTCCGACGGCGGTGGTCCGGCTCGGCGTCCGGACGTCGAACTCGGCGATCTTGTCGTCGGCGAAACGGTCGCGCTCGGCGGACCGGATCGTGCCCGCGCTGGCGAACTCGGACGAGGACGTGCGGTCGAGGATGAGGTTGTCGGCGATCGAGAACTCGGCGACGAGGCCGTCCTCTTGTCGGTCCTCGGGAACGAAGCCCACCCCGGCGTCGAGCACCTTCTTGACGCTCGCGTCGGTGATGTCCCGGCCGTCCAGGGTGATGGTGCCCGCGTGCACGGTCTCGAGCCCGAGGATGGCCTCGGTCAGCTCGGTCTGGCCGTTGCCCTGGACGCCCGCGATCGCCAGGATCTCGCCACGTCGGACCGAGAACGACAGGTCGTCGACGAGGACGTGGCCCGCTGCGTCGGTCACCGTGAGGTCGCGGACCACGAGGGCGTCCGCCCCGGGTGTGGCCGGGGCCTTGTCGACGACGAGCTCGACGCTGCGGCCGACCATGAGCGCGGCGAGCTCGGCGTTCGACGCGGTGGGCGAGGCCTCGCCGACGACGCGACCGAGCCGCACGACCGTGATGCGGTCGGCGACCTCGCGGACCTCGCGGAGCTTGTGGGTGATGAACACGATCGCCGTGCCGGCCTCGCGCAGCTGCCGCATGATCGACATGAGCTCGTCGGTCTCCTGCGGGGTGAGGACCGCGGTCGGCTCGTCGAACACGAGCACCGAGGCGTCGCGCGACAGGGCCTTGATGATCTCGACCCGCTGCTGGACGCCGACCGGCAGGTCCTCGACCTTGGCGTCGGGGTCGACGTCGAACCCGAAGCGCTCGGAGATCTCGCGGACGCGCTTGCGGGCGCCCGCGAGGTCGAGACGGCCGCCGAAGGTCGTGGGCTCGTGTCCGAGCATGACGTTCTCGGCGACGGTGAACACCGGCACGAGCATGAAGTGCTGGTGGACCATCCCGATGCCGGCGCGCATCGCGTCGCCCGGGCCGTCGAAGTGCTGCACCGTGTCGTCGAGGAGGATCTCGCCCTCGTCCGCCTGGTACAGGCCGTAGAGGACGTTCATGAGCGTGGACTTGCCCGCGCCGTTCTCACCGAGCAAGCAGTGGATCTCGCCCGGCTCGACGGTGAGCGAGATGTGGTCGTTCGCGACGAGGGCGCCGAAGCGCTTGGTGATGCCGCGGAGCTCGAGCTTCATGGGCCGGATTCTATTTCTCTCGGGAGTCGCGCAGGGGTGGGCGCGGGTCCGCTGGTGGAGGGCGGCGCCGCCGCGGTGGTCCGATGGCGGGCGCACGAACGCGGGCGGACGGCCGGAGCCGTCCGCCCGCGACGGGGTGTTACTTGACGTTCGACTGGGTCGCGACCTTGATCTTGCCGCTGATGATCCCGGCCTTGATCGTCTTCAGCTCGCCGGCGAGCGAGGAGTCGACCTTGGACGAGTAGTCGTGGAACGGGGCGAGCCCGACGCCGTCGTTCTTCAGCGTGCCGACGTACGGGGCGTTCGAGTACTTGCCCTTGCCCGCGGTCTCGACGACCGAGGTCGTGGCCTGTCGGATGCCCTTGAGGACGCTCGTCAGGGCGATGCTCTTGTAGCGCGGGTCCGCGGTGTAGAGGTCGCTGTCGGCGCCGATGAGGACGCTGCCGTTCTTGGCGTCGTTGATCGCCTCGGCCGCGGACTGGTAGATCGGGCCACCGACGGGGAAGATCACGTCGGCGTTCTGGTCGAGGAGCGACTGTGCCACCGACTTGGCCTGGGTGCCGGCCGAGAAGCCACCCGTGAACGAACCCTGCTGCGTCTTCTCGTTCCAGCCGACGACCTTGACGTCCTTGCCGTGCTGCTGGTTGTAGTACTGGACGCCGTCGTAGAAGCCGTCCATGTAGATGGTCACGGTCGGGAGCTTCTGGCCGCCGAAGGTGCCGACCACGCCGGTCTTCGAGTAGCTGGCCGCCGCGTACCCGCCGAGGAACGCCGCCTGCGAGGTGTCGAACGTGATCGGCTTGATGTTCTTCGACTGCAGGGTGTCGTCGATGATCGCGAAGTTCGTCTTGGCGTTCGACGCGGCGTTCGACTTCGTCGCGGCCTCGAGGTTGAAGCCGACCGTCACGATCAGGCTGCACTTCTGGCTGAGGAGGGTGCGGATGTTCGGGTTGTAGTCGTTCGAGTCGGTCGACTGCACCGTCTTCGGGGTGACGCCGAGCGACTTTGCCGCGTCCTGCAGGCCGTCGTAGCCGAGCTGGTTGAACGAGTGGTCGTCGAAGCCGCCGTTGTCCGAGACCATGCACGGCAGGAAGTCCGACTTCGAGCCCGACGCACTGGACGACGACGGGGCGGCCGAACAGCCGGCGAGCATCGTCACGGTGCCCAGCAGGGCCAGGCCGCCGAGCGCGAGCTTACGGGTGCTGAATGTCACGGGGTGTCCTCCACAGGGGTGCAGCCCGGCTCTGCGCACCGGGCGATCGGAAGGACAGTACACGACGGTCCGGCCGGTGCAGGACCGCTCCGGCCGGGGGCTGGGCACCGTTGCCCGATCGCGACGAACCTGTAACGCGCTCGTAACGCTGGTACCCCGGACGCGGGCACCGGGGTACCAGCGCGGACTCCGACGCGGCGTGGCTACAGCACGTCGTCGCGGCCGCTGATCTTGAGCGCGTCGACGACGCCCTTGACCCGCTGCGCGTTGGCGCTCGTCGTGACGAGCAGCGCGTCCGGGGTGTCCACGACCACGATGTCGTCGACGCCGATGAGCGAGATGAGCCGGTCGCTGTGGCTGACCACGATGCCGCTCGACGAGTCCGCGAGGATGCGGGCGTTGTCCCCGAGGACGGCGAGGTTGTGCGGTCGGCCGCCGGACTGCAGCTTGGCGAGCGAGGCGAAGTCGCCGACGTCGTCCCAGTCGAAGTCCCCGGGCACGACCGCCATGCGCCCGGCCGCCGCGGCGGGCTCGGCGACGGTGTAGTCGATCGCGATCTTCTTGAGTCGCGGCCACACCTGGTCGACGACGGCCCCGCGCGAGGACGTGTCCCACGCGGCGGCGAGCTCCTCGATCCCGGCGAGGAGTTCCGGTTCGCTCCGCCCGATCTCCTCGAGCAGTCGGTCCGCCCGGGCGATGAACATCCCCGCGTTCCACATGTA
This window harbors:
- a CDS encoding ABC transporter ATP-binding protein translates to MKLELRGITKRFGALVANDHISLTVEPGEIHCLLGENGAGKSTLMNVLYGLYQADEGEILLDDTVQHFDGPGDAMRAGIGMVHQHFMLVPVFTVAENVMLGHEPTTFGGRLDLAGARKRVREISERFGFDVDPDAKVEDLPVGVQQRVEIIKALSRDASVLVFDEPTAVLTPQETDELMSIMRQLREAGTAIVFITHKLREVREVADRITVVRLGRVVGEASPTASNAELAALMVGRSVELVVDKAPATPGADALVVRDLTVTDAAGHVLVDDLSFSVRRGEILAIAGVQGNGQTELTEAILGLETVHAGTITLDGRDITDASVKKVLDAGVGFVPEDRQEDGLVAEFSIADNLILDRTSSSEFASAGTIRSAERDRFADDKIAEFDVRTPSRTTAVGRLSGGNQQKVVIARELSRDLRLFVAAQPTRGIDVGSIEFVHKRIVAARDQGVPVIVVSTELDEVVALADRIAVMYRGTIIGIVPADTPRDVLGLMMAGELPAGTELAA
- a CDS encoding BMP family ABC transporter substrate-binding protein; translation: MTFSTRKLALGGLALLGTVTMLAGCSAAPSSSSASGSKSDFLPCMVSDNGGFDDHSFNQLGYDGLQDAAKSLGVTPKTVQSTDSNDYNPNIRTLLSQKCSLIVTVGFNLEAATKSNAASNAKTNFAIIDDTLQSKNIKPITFDTSQAAFLGGYAAASYSKTGVVGTFGGQKLPTVTIYMDGFYDGVQYYNQQHGKDVKVVGWNEKTQQGSFTGGFSAGTQAKSVAQSLLDQNADVIFPVGGPIYQSAAEAINDAKNGSVLIGADSDLYTADPRYKSIALTSVLKGIRQATTSVVETAGKGKYSNAPYVGTLKNDGVGLAPFHDYSSKVDSSLAGELKTIKAGIISGKIKVATQSNVK